Proteins encoded by one window of Rutidosis leptorrhynchoides isolate AG116_Rl617_1_P2 chromosome 7, CSIRO_AGI_Rlap_v1, whole genome shotgun sequence:
- the LOC139859361 gene encoding uncharacterized protein, whose product MEQKKQLFGGSVYDRLPPLSANHTWIVAQNLEVEDGTEEQIFYTVDGQIHYRCRVPELVGRRIRGYFHGWVILSNNVTWYLWNHVTCNVIHLPPLMLEDGDIASIGQCCLSSPPYDHGSFLLLTRTTKPSFLICRLDGESNKLRWIEMSYGGMLKKITNDNDDDSLLYCPACFNGKIYALKTKGRRCVIQVDIVANHGETIQLFLLERTPRVPWNYSYGFNYYLTGSGTELFCIIVALLAHEKKTVGNVYLFKLKEEDSEEDGIEWEEIVGLKDAVFFVDLACDNSVFYSHAERGGYVYIRDEMGKMIYSYDVEDKTVYPSYMRFQASHFSLWECRLKSDHGEVKCPHDFKEEAYKDGKIMVKSVKDDDDDDDDDDDDDDDAGFHTTLDKSRLNSLPFDILELIMELCVGVEYMHFRATCKRCHLAAPLIQWSNNKARLKTYSVLSPWLMVVNSNRGTVTFTDPILGDKYFMKEPQHSIHHEIIFCSRFGWLLYYTSPLDINESLLLFNPFTNEIRNLPSDVGDVDEPHWTSRLPYLKHICFSAPPTSPDCTIVGLTFIEPTIYLHRVAEEETWRMVCLDTYDVDSFSICFPTLHGKDLYVLCNKGELYVIKNLLVQEQEQTYFLDKVVDAGSRSGQDFLVKSDQHLLLVTVANFGESVDVFKLNEYRKKWEKIDCLGTKMIYICRSTCLCIEAKTPEMENKIYFPRLDSKNGNIVFYSLETRKYYSFNDKNIRESSWMGIEHCDPHVWTEPSWL is encoded by the exons ATGGAGCAAAAAAAGCAGCTTTTTGGTGGTTCAGTATATGATCGATTGCCTCCCTTATCTGCAAACCATACATGGATAGTGGCTCAGAACCTAGAGGTCGAAGATGGCACCGAAGAACAAATTTTCTACACAGTTGACGGCCAGATTCATTATCGATGTCGAGTCCCCGAGTTGGTGGGGAGACGTATACGAGGGTATTTCCATGGCTGGGTGATTCTCTCCAACAATGTCACATGGTATCTTTGGAACCATGTGACTTGTAACGTCATACATCTTCCCCCTTTAATGTTAGAAGATGGAGATATTGCATCTATTGGACAATGTTGTTTATCATCCCCTCCTTATGATCATGGTTCATTTCTTCTATTAACGAGAACTACAAAACCtagttttcttatttgccgactaGATGGTGAAAGTAACAAGCTGAGATGGATAGAAATGTCATATGGTGGAATGCTCAAAAAAATCaccaatgataatgatgatgatagtttatTATATTGTCCAGCTTGTTTCAATGGTAAAATATATGCCTTGAAAACCAAGGGCCGTAGGTGTGTCATCCAGGTCGACATTGTGGCTAACCATGGAGAAACAATACAACTGTTTTTACTTGAGAGAACTCCTCGTGTTCCTTGGAATTATAGCTACGGATTCAATTATTATCTAACAGGATCCGGTACAGAGTTATTTTGTATAATTGTAGCTTTACTTGCTCATGAAAAGAAAACGGTTGGTAATGTGTATTTGTTTAAGTTGAAAGAGGAAGATTCTGAGGAGGACGGTATTGAGTGGGAAGAAATTGTAGGCCTGAAAGATGCTGTATTTTTTGTGGATCTTGCTTGTGATAACTCTGTATTTTACAGTCATGCAGAGCGGGGGGGTTATGTATACATACGTGACGAGATGGGAAAAATGATATATTCGTACGACGTTGAAGATAAAACCGTTTACCCATCTTATATGCGTTTTCAAGCAAGTCATTTCTCATTGTGGGAATGCAG GTTAAAATCCGATCACGGAGAGGTCAAGTGCCCACATGATTTTAAAGAAGAAGCTTACAAGGACGGTAAGATAATGGTAAAATcagttaaagatgatgatgatgatgatgatgatgatgatgatgatgatgatgatgctggatTTCATACCACATTGGATAAATCACGTCTGAATTCTTTACCGTTTGATATTTTGGAGTTGATCATGGAGCTTTGTGTTGGTGTTGAATACATGCACTTTCGTGCTACATGCAAACGTTGTCATTTAGCAGCGCCTTTGATACAATGGAGCAACAACAAAGCAAGATTGAAAACGTATTCAGTTCTTTCTCCATGGCTAATGGTGGTAAACTCAAATCGAGGAACTGTCACTTTTACAGATCCGATACTTGGCGACAAGTACTTTATGAAAGAACCACAACATTCAATCCATCATGAGATAATATTTTGTTCCAGGTTTGGTTGGTTGCTTTATTATACTTCTCCCCTTGATATTAATGAATCTCTCCTACTttttaaccctttcacaaatgagaTCCGCAATCTTCCAAGTGATGTTGGTGACGTGGACGAGCCACATTGGACGAGTAGGTTGCCGTATTTAAAACACATATGTTTTTCAGCACCACCTACTTCCCCTGACTGTACCATTGTCGGATTAACATTTATTGAACCTACTATTTACCTTCACCGTGTAGCTGAGGAAGAGACATGGCGTATGGTATGTTTGGATACATATGATGTTGATAGTTTTTCTATTTGTTTTCCAACATTACATGGCAAAGATCTTTATGTCTTGTGTAACAAGGGAGAACTATATGTTATAAAAAATCTACTAGTCCAAGAACAAGAACAAACTTACTTTTTGGATAAAGTTGTAGATGCCGGAAGTCGTTCTGGACAAGATTTTCTAGTCAAGTCTGATCAACATTTGTTACTAGTCACGGTGGCTAACTTTGGAGAATCTGTTGATGTATTCAAGTTGAATGAATACAGGAAGAAATGGGAGAAAATAGATTGTTTAGGTACGAAGATGATTTACATTTGTCGTTCAACATGTCTCTGCATTGAAGCCAAAACACCAGAAATGGAGAATAAGATCTATTTTCCACGTTTGGATTCTAAGAATGGAAATATAGTGTTTTACTCTCTTGAAACACGGAAGTATTACTCGTTCAATGACAAGAACATTCGAGAGAGTTCCTGGATGGGAATCGAGCACTGCGACCCTCATGTGTGGACTGAACCAAGTTGGTTATAG
- the LOC139858171 gene encoding probable serine/threonine protein kinase IRE4 isoform X2 — MDTTTITGPTQNDGESSEAVGIPTGLNRIKTRITSNSNDNHYSSSDNQNSKSITNRFKLNHQRSFSKGFVKLHSSKEGLRKGKRVARWVTSHLSKDSNRAIRDKPPEAKKINHEVKAFDKEALSVKQQKIGKSTFGKQTETGKTSADKMPEVLKSFSHELGPKGGIRPTYTRAHSFGDLKELLRSYRSNFHAAKELVNTELDLFKKEVIEVSQKSDTLSLEEQRLIDELLVLVKLCIEMSSLEFRTTCETIVQELTKKRHDCQSGQLKWLYTRMLFILTRCTRLLLFEKNSEHINEISLLKLKECLEKIPSYERSWLLNLGIIESNVDDIGNKFEAEQKFDYIQNEDLVICRICEEYVPTSHLESHSYICAYAEKCDLKDNCSPKISEWRNKGVEGMFEDLHEMDTACIEDSTPVTFFNLKGFPGVKSQYGPPSSTGSMTSASSTNTPRANFDFFWLEHNNPSELEDVQHMTDLRDLARLASETDLTEESSHQVLLTCMQDLQDVLQKSQLKALVIDTFGLRIEKLIREKYIISCELEDTNKRTSDVGYPSLLDTGSQTSSVSTPSYLLHKERTSIDDFEIIKPISKGAYGKVFLARKRTTGDLFAIKMLKKMDMLRKNDIEKIVSERNILITIRNPFVVRFFYSFTSKDYLYLVMEYLNGGDLFSLLRTVGCLEEDVARIYIAELVLAIEYLQSLGIVHRDLKPDNILIAHDGHIKLTDFGLSKIGLMNSTGDLTRPELTQVAVSNDHHVNNEWSVDRRERSAAGTPDYLAPEILLGTEHGYAADWWSVGVILFELITGTPPFNSDHPERIFYNILNAKIPWPSIPDEMSVEAQDMINRFLIHDPNQRLGSHGSSEVKAHPFFKGVNWDTLAMQKVAFVPQPDGIDDTSYFVSRHSRSSSGTLDDQDCSDETSDTSEFCSDTREKMDVCGDLADFEASSCNDLSWINFSFKNLSQLASINHDVLVQNSKDVSRCSSPQNNPTS; from the exons ATGGATACAACTACGATTACCGGACCGACTCAAAACGACGGTGAATCGTCGGAGGCGGTTGGGATTCCGACCGGTTTAAATCGGATTAAAACTCGTATTACGTCTAAttctaacgataatcattattCTAGCTCAGATAATCAGAATAGTAAGTCTATCACGAATCGTTTTAAGCTGAATCATCAGAGGTCGTTTAGTAAAGGATTCGTTAAGCTTCATTCGTCTAAAGaag GACTCCGTAAAGGAAAAAGAGTTGCCCGATGGGTCACATCTCATCTATCCAAGGATTCTAATAGAGCTATCAGAGATAAGCCTCCTGAGGCTAAG AAAATAAACCATGAAGTCAAGGCATTTGACAAGGAAGCTCTATCAGTTAAACAACAAAAGATAGGAAAAAGCACATTCGGTAAACAAACAGAAACAGGAAAAACATCTGCTGATAAGATGCCTGAAGTACTGAAAAGCTTTTCTCATGAACTTGGGCCTAAAGGTGGCATTAGACCTACGTATACTCGAGCCCATAGCTTTGGTGATTTGAAG GAACTTTTGAGGTCATATAGGTCAAACTTTCATGCTGCCAAAGAGTTGGTTAACACAGAGCTAGATTTATTCAAAAAGGAGGTAATCGAGGTATCACAAAAGTCTGATACTTTGTCTTTGGAAGAACAAAGATTGATCGATGAGCTGCTCGTTCTCGTTAAACTATGTATAGAGATGTCGAGCCTTGAGTTTCGAACCACATGTGAAACCATTGTTCAAGAATTAACAAAAAAGAGGCATGATTGCCAATCTGGGCAATTGAAGTGGCTTTATACAAGGATGCTTTTTATATTAACACGTTGCACAAGGTTGCTACTTTTTGAAAAGAACAGTGAGCATATTAATGAGATCTCTCTTCTCAAATTGAAAGAATGTTTGGAAAAGATTCCTTCTTATGAAAGGAGCTGGCTTTTAAATTTAGGGATCATTGAATCCAATGTAGATGATATTGGAAACAAGTTTGAAGCTGAACAAAAGTTTGATTACATCCAAAATGAAGATTTAGTAATCTGTAGAATATGTGAGGAATATGTTCCGACTTCACATTTGGAGTCTCATTCATATATATGTGCTTATGCAGAAAAATGTGATCTTAAAG ATAATTGCTCTCCTAAAATAAGTGAGTGGAGAAATAAAGGCGTTGAAGGAATGTTTGAGGATCTTCATGAAATGGACACCGCATGCATAGAAGACTCGACCCCTGTTACCTTCTTTAATTTGAAGGGATTCCCTGGTGTGAAAAGTCAATATGGTCCTCCTTCTTCAACAGGAAGCATGACATCAGCATCCTCCACAAATACTCCAAGAGCAAACTTTGACTTCTTCTGGTTAGAGCATAATAACCCTTCTGAGTTAGAAGATGTGCAACAT ATGACTGACCTTAGAGACCTTGCCCGTTTAGCATCCGAGACAGATCTTACGGAAGAAAGTTCACATCAGGTCTTGCTTACATGTATGCAAGATTTGCAAGATGTTTTACAAAAGAGCCAGCTCAAAGCTCTTGTTATAGACACATTTGGGCTCCGAATAGAAAAACTCATCCG GGAGAAATATATAATTTCATGTGAACTAGAGGATACAAATAAAAGAACGAGTGATGTTGGATATCCTTCTTTGTTGGATACTGGATCTCAGACCAGTTCAGTCTCCACCCCTTCATATCTTCTACATAAAGAGCGAACAAGCATTGATGATTTTGAAATTATTAAACCAATTAGCAAAGGAGCTTATGGTAAAGTATTTCTTGCACGAAAACGTACTACCGGGGATTTGTTTGCTATAAAG ATGCTCAAGAAAATGGATATGCTTAGAAAGAATGATATTGAGAAGATAGTTTCAGAACGCAACATACTGATCACAATACGAAACCCATTCGTG GTTCGGTTTTTTTATTCGTTTACTAGTAAAGACTACCTTTATTTAGTAATGGAGTATCTTAATGGAGGGGATCTTTTCTCTTTGCTAAGAACTGTTGGTTGCCTTGAGGAAGATGTAGCACGCATCTACATTGCTGAACTG GTACTTGCTATTGAATACCTTCAATCTTTAGGAATTGTTCATAGAGATCTAAAACCCGACAACATATTGATTGCACATGATGGTCATATCAAG CTTACAGACTTTGGGCTGTCTAAAATTGGCCTAATGAACAGTACCGGTGATTTAACTAGACCTGAGTTAACTCAGGTTGCAGTTTCTAATGATCATCACGTTAACAACGAATGGAGTGTAGATAGGCGAGAGCGTTCGGCTGCTGGTACACCAGATTATTTGGCTCCAGAAATACTTCTTGGAACCGAACATG GTTACGCTGCTGATTGGTGGTCAGTTGGAGTCATTCTGTTCGAATTAATTACGGGGACCCCACCTTTTAACTCTGACCATCCTGAG AGAATATTCTACAACATTCTTAATGCAAAAATACCATGGCCTTCTATTCCGGATGAGATGTCTGTCGAGGCTCAAGACATGATAAACAG GTTTCTTATTCACGATCCTAATCAGCGTCTAGGTTCACATGGATCATCAGAG GTAAAGGCACATCCATTCTTCAAGGGTGTAAACTGGGATACCCTTGCTATGCAAAAG GTGGCATTTGTACCACAACCAGATGGGATAGATGATACCAGTTACTTTGTTTCAAGACATAGTCGTAGTTCAAGTGGGACCCTTGATGATCAAGACTGCAGTGATGAAACTTCTGACACTAGTGAATTCTGCTCGGACACAAGAGAG AAGATGGACGTATGTGGTGATCTTGCCGACTTTGAAGCATCTTCTTGTAATGATCTTTCCTGGATCAATTTCTCTTTCAAG AATCTATCACAGTTGGCATCTATCAATCATGATGTACTTGTACAAAATAGCAAGGATGTGTCGAGATGTTCATCTCCACAAAACAATCCAACTTCATAG
- the LOC139858171 gene encoding probable serine/threonine protein kinase IRE4 isoform X1, translating to MDTTTITGPTQNDGESSEAVGIPTGLNRIKTRITSNSNDNHYSSSDNQNSKSITNRFKLNHQRSFSKGFVKLHSSKEGLRKGKRVARWVTSHLSKDSNRAIRDKPPEAKKINHEVKAFDKEALSVKQQKIGKSTFGKQTETGKTSADKMPEVLKSFSHELGPKGGIRPTYTRAHSFGDLKELLRSYRSNFHAAKELVNTELDLFKKEVIEVSQKSDTLSLEEQRLIDELLVLVKLCIEMSSLEFRTTCETIVQELTKKRHDCQSGQLKWLYTRMLFILTRCTRLLLFEKNSEHINEISLLKLKECLEKIPSYERSWLLNLGIIESNVDDIGNKFEAEQKFDYIQNEDLVICRICEEYVPTSHLESHSYICAYAEKCDLKGIDVNDSLLALADILDQIIDSCTPSVHVVDDSHQTSQMQISNSIATLDNCSPKISEWRNKGVEGMFEDLHEMDTACIEDSTPVTFFNLKGFPGVKSQYGPPSSTGSMTSASSTNTPRANFDFFWLEHNNPSELEDVQHMTDLRDLARLASETDLTEESSHQVLLTCMQDLQDVLQKSQLKALVIDTFGLRIEKLIREKYIISCELEDTNKRTSDVGYPSLLDTGSQTSSVSTPSYLLHKERTSIDDFEIIKPISKGAYGKVFLARKRTTGDLFAIKMLKKMDMLRKNDIEKIVSERNILITIRNPFVVRFFYSFTSKDYLYLVMEYLNGGDLFSLLRTVGCLEEDVARIYIAELVLAIEYLQSLGIVHRDLKPDNILIAHDGHIKLTDFGLSKIGLMNSTGDLTRPELTQVAVSNDHHVNNEWSVDRRERSAAGTPDYLAPEILLGTEHGYAADWWSVGVILFELITGTPPFNSDHPERIFYNILNAKIPWPSIPDEMSVEAQDMINRFLIHDPNQRLGSHGSSEVKAHPFFKGVNWDTLAMQKVAFVPQPDGIDDTSYFVSRHSRSSSGTLDDQDCSDETSDTSEFCSDTREKMDVCGDLADFEASSCNDLSWINFSFKNLSQLASINHDVLVQNSKDVSRCSSPQNNPTS from the exons ATGGATACAACTACGATTACCGGACCGACTCAAAACGACGGTGAATCGTCGGAGGCGGTTGGGATTCCGACCGGTTTAAATCGGATTAAAACTCGTATTACGTCTAAttctaacgataatcattattCTAGCTCAGATAATCAGAATAGTAAGTCTATCACGAATCGTTTTAAGCTGAATCATCAGAGGTCGTTTAGTAAAGGATTCGTTAAGCTTCATTCGTCTAAAGaag GACTCCGTAAAGGAAAAAGAGTTGCCCGATGGGTCACATCTCATCTATCCAAGGATTCTAATAGAGCTATCAGAGATAAGCCTCCTGAGGCTAAG AAAATAAACCATGAAGTCAAGGCATTTGACAAGGAAGCTCTATCAGTTAAACAACAAAAGATAGGAAAAAGCACATTCGGTAAACAAACAGAAACAGGAAAAACATCTGCTGATAAGATGCCTGAAGTACTGAAAAGCTTTTCTCATGAACTTGGGCCTAAAGGTGGCATTAGACCTACGTATACTCGAGCCCATAGCTTTGGTGATTTGAAG GAACTTTTGAGGTCATATAGGTCAAACTTTCATGCTGCCAAAGAGTTGGTTAACACAGAGCTAGATTTATTCAAAAAGGAGGTAATCGAGGTATCACAAAAGTCTGATACTTTGTCTTTGGAAGAACAAAGATTGATCGATGAGCTGCTCGTTCTCGTTAAACTATGTATAGAGATGTCGAGCCTTGAGTTTCGAACCACATGTGAAACCATTGTTCAAGAATTAACAAAAAAGAGGCATGATTGCCAATCTGGGCAATTGAAGTGGCTTTATACAAGGATGCTTTTTATATTAACACGTTGCACAAGGTTGCTACTTTTTGAAAAGAACAGTGAGCATATTAATGAGATCTCTCTTCTCAAATTGAAAGAATGTTTGGAAAAGATTCCTTCTTATGAAAGGAGCTGGCTTTTAAATTTAGGGATCATTGAATCCAATGTAGATGATATTGGAAACAAGTTTGAAGCTGAACAAAAGTTTGATTACATCCAAAATGAAGATTTAGTAATCTGTAGAATATGTGAGGAATATGTTCCGACTTCACATTTGGAGTCTCATTCATATATATGTGCTTATGCAGAAAAATGTGATCTTAAAGGTATAGATGTAAACGATAGCCTTTTAGCACTAGCAGATATACTTGATCAAATCATTGATTCTTGCACTCCAAGTGTACATGTTGTTGATGATAGCCATCAAACTTCACAAATGCAAATTTCTAATTCTATAGCAACTTTAGATAATTGCTCTCCTAAAATAAGTGAGTGGAGAAATAAAGGCGTTGAAGGAATGTTTGAGGATCTTCATGAAATGGACACCGCATGCATAGAAGACTCGACCCCTGTTACCTTCTTTAATTTGAAGGGATTCCCTGGTGTGAAAAGTCAATATGGTCCTCCTTCTTCAACAGGAAGCATGACATCAGCATCCTCCACAAATACTCCAAGAGCAAACTTTGACTTCTTCTGGTTAGAGCATAATAACCCTTCTGAGTTAGAAGATGTGCAACAT ATGACTGACCTTAGAGACCTTGCCCGTTTAGCATCCGAGACAGATCTTACGGAAGAAAGTTCACATCAGGTCTTGCTTACATGTATGCAAGATTTGCAAGATGTTTTACAAAAGAGCCAGCTCAAAGCTCTTGTTATAGACACATTTGGGCTCCGAATAGAAAAACTCATCCG GGAGAAATATATAATTTCATGTGAACTAGAGGATACAAATAAAAGAACGAGTGATGTTGGATATCCTTCTTTGTTGGATACTGGATCTCAGACCAGTTCAGTCTCCACCCCTTCATATCTTCTACATAAAGAGCGAACAAGCATTGATGATTTTGAAATTATTAAACCAATTAGCAAAGGAGCTTATGGTAAAGTATTTCTTGCACGAAAACGTACTACCGGGGATTTGTTTGCTATAAAG ATGCTCAAGAAAATGGATATGCTTAGAAAGAATGATATTGAGAAGATAGTTTCAGAACGCAACATACTGATCACAATACGAAACCCATTCGTG GTTCGGTTTTTTTATTCGTTTACTAGTAAAGACTACCTTTATTTAGTAATGGAGTATCTTAATGGAGGGGATCTTTTCTCTTTGCTAAGAACTGTTGGTTGCCTTGAGGAAGATGTAGCACGCATCTACATTGCTGAACTG GTACTTGCTATTGAATACCTTCAATCTTTAGGAATTGTTCATAGAGATCTAAAACCCGACAACATATTGATTGCACATGATGGTCATATCAAG CTTACAGACTTTGGGCTGTCTAAAATTGGCCTAATGAACAGTACCGGTGATTTAACTAGACCTGAGTTAACTCAGGTTGCAGTTTCTAATGATCATCACGTTAACAACGAATGGAGTGTAGATAGGCGAGAGCGTTCGGCTGCTGGTACACCAGATTATTTGGCTCCAGAAATACTTCTTGGAACCGAACATG GTTACGCTGCTGATTGGTGGTCAGTTGGAGTCATTCTGTTCGAATTAATTACGGGGACCCCACCTTTTAACTCTGACCATCCTGAG AGAATATTCTACAACATTCTTAATGCAAAAATACCATGGCCTTCTATTCCGGATGAGATGTCTGTCGAGGCTCAAGACATGATAAACAG GTTTCTTATTCACGATCCTAATCAGCGTCTAGGTTCACATGGATCATCAGAG GTAAAGGCACATCCATTCTTCAAGGGTGTAAACTGGGATACCCTTGCTATGCAAAAG GTGGCATTTGTACCACAACCAGATGGGATAGATGATACCAGTTACTTTGTTTCAAGACATAGTCGTAGTTCAAGTGGGACCCTTGATGATCAAGACTGCAGTGATGAAACTTCTGACACTAGTGAATTCTGCTCGGACACAAGAGAG AAGATGGACGTATGTGGTGATCTTGCCGACTTTGAAGCATCTTCTTGTAATGATCTTTCCTGGATCAATTTCTCTTTCAAG AATCTATCACAGTTGGCATCTATCAATCATGATGTACTTGTACAAAATAGCAAGGATGTGTCGAGATGTTCATCTCCACAAAACAATCCAACTTCATAG